In Comamonadaceae bacterium OS-1, a single window of DNA contains:
- the relE2 gene encoding toxin RelE2: MSYEIQWTVRALKNLDAIGSYIAQDNPRRAQSFVQELLDKATLLRNFPAMGRPGRLPGTRELVVHKNYILPYRVKNNVVQILRVQHAAQNAAPSGAAPTESPK, from the coding sequence ATGAGCTATGAGATTCAATGGACTGTACGCGCGCTGAAAAATCTAGACGCTATTGGTTCCTACATAGCCCAAGACAACCCGCGGCGCGCACAGAGCTTTGTGCAAGAACTGCTGGACAAAGCCACCTTGCTGCGCAACTTCCCTGCCATGGGCCGTCCAGGCCGCTTGCCCGGAACCCGTGAACTGGTCGTACACAAAAATTACATCCTGCCGTACCGCGTAAAAAACAACGTGGTGCAAATATTGCGCGTACAGCATGCCGCACAAAATGCTGCTCCCTCGGGAGCAGCCCCCACAGAAAGCCCCAAATGA